The following is a genomic window from Dehalogenimonas sp. 4OHTPN.
CGCCTACTGTCGGTGAAATTGACATGCCATTATCGTTCAAAATAACGATCAGTCGTTTGCCAAGATGGCCCGCATGGTTAAGGGCTTCGAGAGCCATTCCCCCGGTGATCGCGCCGTCTCCGATAACCGCAATCACATGGAAATTATCTTCGGCAATGTCCCGGGCAGAAGCCATTCCTATTGCTGCTGAAATTGAAGTGCTGGCATGCCCGGTAGTAAAAGCGTCATAAGGACTCTCATCACGACAGGTGAAACCGGACAGGCCCCCGTATTGCCGCAGTGTAGGAAATTGTTCACGCCGACCGGTAATGAGTTTATGGGCATATGATTGATGGCCTACGTCCCAAACGATTTTGTCTTTCGGGCAATCAAATACGCGGTGAAGGGCGATCGTCAACTCGACGACCCCAAGACTTGATGCCAGATGCCCGCCATTTGCGGTAACCCGACTAACCATCTCTTCGCGAATTTCAGCAGCAAGTTCGGATAGCGAAGAGCCATCGATTGATTTCAAATCGGAGGGTGAGTTGATACTATCTAGAATTTTGGGCATGAACCGCCTTTATCTTGAGGGTCAGGCTTGCTTTTAATACTAACAGCGGTTCGACTGCCCTGTCAAGCTAATTTGTTCGTATTGACGTTTAATGTAGAGCTCTGATACACTCGCCGCCATGAGTCTCGAGCAAACCTTGGCTGACTTTGGGCTGCCCCCGTCATTCATCGTTTTCCTCATCGCAACTCTACCGATCATTGAATTGCGCGGCGCGATCCCCATAGGAATCAACTATTTTAATCTTGAATGGTTTCCAACTTTAGCCCTTGCAGTCGCTGGAAATATGCTGCCTGTTCCCATAATTCTTGGGCTTCTTAAAAGAGCCGAAACAATTCTCTCGCAATACCCCGTTTTCAGACGCTTTTTCGCCTGGCTTTTTTGGCGCACCCGATCCCGCAGTGCTGCTATCCAAAAATATGGGATACTCGGGCTCGTCATTTTTATCGCGATACCGCTGCCAGTGACCGGCGCCTGGACCGGAGCTGTCGCCGCCGTCCTGATGGGATTCCCGTTTCGCCAGGCGTTATTGCACATTTTCTACGGCGTATTAGCTGCGGGTCTGATTGTAACCATGTTGTCCTTGATAGGTTGGGTTGGAGCGATTATTGCCG
Proteins encoded in this region:
- a CDS encoding small multi-drug export protein; this encodes MSLEQTLADFGLPPSFIVFLIATLPIIELRGAIPIGINYFNLEWFPTLALAVAGNMLPVPIILGLLKRAETILSQYPVFRRFFAWLFWRTRSRSAAIQKYGILGLVIFIAIPLPVTGAWTGAVAAVLMGFPFRQALLHIFYGVLAAGLIVTMLSLIGWVGAIIAGASFLTLLLVTSFRSTLKP